A portion of the Novosphingobium sp. KA1 genome contains these proteins:
- a CDS encoding FGGY-family carbohydrate kinase: MAGSGTYIVVDIGKTLSKLTLWTKGGRMIDRQVRPNVPCEVDGVRCLDAAGIGQWLRATLRGWAGHPVEALIPVAHGAGFAALGEEGLLFPPLDYEQPLPAEVMAAYRKERDRFVLTGSPALPDGLNLGAQVYWMARRHPEAMERAALVPWAQYWAWFLSGALASEVTSLGCHTDLWCPADARFSPMAERLGWAERFAPLAKASDVVGTLRPELAAETGLPANAKVLAGLHDSNAALLAARGFAEIARQEATILSTGTWFIAMRLAAETVSLSALPEARDTLVNVDAYGWPVPSARFMGGREIESVIQIDTRRVDIRPDQPKLLEAVPALLERGTMMLPTLAPGFGPFPHGKAEWVNRPEEWAGTWYARRAGVCLYAAMVADTALDLIGSKQRLLIEGRFADAEVFVRALAALRPETEVFVANAHNDVSFGALRLINPMLQAQGGLRRVEPLEGDLAGYRATWREQVRQPA, encoded by the coding sequence ATGGCAGGAAGCGGCACCTATATTGTCGTCGATATCGGCAAGACCCTCAGCAAACTGACGCTGTGGACCAAGGGCGGGCGCATGATCGACCGCCAGGTCCGCCCCAACGTGCCGTGCGAAGTGGACGGCGTGCGCTGCCTCGATGCCGCGGGAATCGGCCAATGGCTGCGCGCGACGCTGCGCGGCTGGGCGGGTCATCCGGTGGAAGCGCTGATCCCGGTCGCCCACGGCGCGGGCTTTGCCGCGCTTGGCGAAGAGGGCCTGCTGTTCCCCCCGCTCGACTACGAACAGCCGCTGCCCGCAGAGGTCATGGCCGCCTACCGCAAGGAGCGCGACCGATTCGTGCTGACCGGATCGCCCGCCCTGCCCGACGGCCTCAACCTCGGCGCGCAGGTCTACTGGATGGCCCGGCGCCATCCCGAGGCGATGGAACGCGCGGCGCTGGTCCCCTGGGCGCAATACTGGGCCTGGTTCCTCTCCGGCGCGCTTGCCAGCGAAGTGACCAGCCTGGGCTGCCACACCGACCTGTGGTGCCCGGCGGATGCCCGCTTCTCGCCGATGGCCGAGCGGCTCGGCTGGGCGGAGCGCTTTGCCCCGCTCGCCAAGGCCAGCGACGTGGTCGGCACCCTGCGCCCCGAGCTCGCCGCCGAGACCGGGCTTCCCGCCAATGCCAAAGTGCTGGCGGGCCTGCACGATTCGAACGCGGCCCTGCTCGCCGCGCGCGGTTTTGCCGAGATCGCCCGGCAGGAAGCGACGATCCTTTCCACCGGCACCTGGTTCATCGCCATGCGGCTGGCCGCCGAGACGGTGTCGCTGTCCGCCTTGCCCGAGGCGCGCGACACCCTCGTCAATGTCGACGCCTATGGCTGGCCGGTGCCCTCCGCGCGCTTCATGGGCGGGCGCGAGATCGAGAGCGTGATCCAGATCGACACCCGCCGGGTCGACATCCGCCCCGACCAGCCCAAACTGCTCGAAGCGGTGCCTGCGCTGCTGGAACGCGGCACGATGATGCTGCCCACGCTCGCCCCCGGTTTCGGGCCCTTCCCGCACGGCAAGGCCGAATGGGTGAACCGCCCCGAGGAATGGGCCGGCACCTGGTATGCGCGGCGCGCGGGCGTCTGTCTTTATGCGGCGATGGTCGCCGATACCGCGCTCGACCTCATCGGCTCGAAGCAGCGCCTGCTGATCGAGGGGCGTTTTGCCGATGCCGAAGTCTTCGTGCGCGCGCTCGCCGCGCTGCGCCCGGAGACCGAAGTCTTTGTCGCCAATGCCCATAACGACGTCTCGTTCGGGGCGCTGCGGCTGATCAACCCGATGCTGCAGGCCCAGGGCGGCCTGCGCCGCGTCGAGCCGCTGGAAGGTGACCTTGCGGGCTACCGTGCGACATGGCGCGAACAGGTGCGGCAACCGGCCTGA
- a CDS encoding bifunctional rhamnulose-1-phosphate aldolase/short-chain dehydrogenase, translating to MDTIAPAKPAAQSAALPFSVPASRWDDSVAATLSPPELLLYRSNLLGSDLTVTNFGGGNTSAKLEEIDPLTGEAVEVLWVKGSGGDIGSMKLDGFATLYQHKLLGLENHYNGPEDDDKMVGFLPHCTFNLNGRAASIDTPLHSLLPFAHVDHVHPDAIIALAASSGGEAATKEIWGGKIGWLGWKRPGYTLGVMLRDYVAANPGVEGVMLAGHGIICWADSAKSCYEHTVELIADAANYLNAKLSEKPAFGGAVHSSSSDRAALAADLMPRLRGQMTGARRKVGHFSDDAEALEFVNSAEFERLAALGTSCPDHFLRTKIAPLTLDPARLRDDAYLAQKIADYRAMYAAYYERCKRPNSPAMRDANPVVVLVPGVGRITFATDKTTARLAGEFYGNAINVMRGAEAIGDYIALDEQEAFDIEYWLLEEAKLQRMPAPKPLVGRVALVTGGAGGIGAATAARLMADGACVLLADRDANAVEEVRAGFAKQFGKDVVRAAVCDVTDEAQVSEAFAVAAREFGGLDILVANAGIASSAPIEETTIELWNRNYDVLAQGYFLTSRAAWPLLKGMKEQGGTSVVFIGSKNGVAAATNASAYASAKAAANHLARCLALEGAPHGIRVNVVNPDAVIKGSKIWDGDWRKERAGAHGIDTGKELEEHYRNRSMLKRDVLPSDIAEAVYFLAGDQSAKSTGNMINVDAGNAQAFTR from the coding sequence ATGGACACGATTGCCCCTGCCAAACCGGCGGCCCAGAGCGCCGCGCTTCCCTTCTCGGTCCCCGCCAGCCGCTGGGACGACTCGGTTGCCGCCACGCTTTCTCCCCCCGAATTGCTGCTGTACCGTTCGAACCTGCTGGGTTCGGACCTCACCGTCACCAATTTCGGCGGCGGCAATACGTCCGCCAAGCTGGAAGAGATCGACCCGCTGACCGGCGAGGCGGTGGAAGTGCTGTGGGTGAAGGGTTCGGGCGGCGACATCGGTTCGATGAAGCTGGACGGTTTCGCCACGCTCTACCAGCACAAGCTGCTCGGCCTTGAGAACCACTACAACGGCCCTGAAGACGACGACAAGATGGTCGGCTTCCTGCCGCACTGCACGTTCAACCTGAACGGCCGTGCCGCCTCGATCGACACGCCGCTGCACTCGCTGCTGCCCTTCGCGCATGTCGATCACGTCCACCCCGATGCGATCATCGCGCTGGCTGCCAGCTCGGGCGGCGAGGCGGCGACGAAGGAAATCTGGGGCGGCAAGATCGGCTGGCTCGGCTGGAAGCGCCCCGGCTACACGCTGGGCGTGATGCTGCGCGACTATGTGGCGGCCAACCCCGGCGTGGAGGGCGTCATGCTCGCCGGCCATGGCATCATCTGCTGGGCGGACAGCGCCAAGTCCTGTTACGAACATACCGTAGAGCTGATCGCCGATGCGGCGAACTACCTCAACGCGAAGCTTTCCGAAAAACCTGCTTTCGGTGGTGCGGTCCATTCCTCCTCCTCGGACCGCGCAGCCCTTGCTGCCGACCTTATGCCCCGCCTGCGTGGTCAGATGACCGGGGCGCGGCGTAAGGTCGGCCATTTTTCGGACGATGCCGAAGCGCTGGAATTCGTGAACTCGGCCGAGTTCGAGCGCCTTGCCGCGCTGGGCACCTCGTGCCCCGATCACTTCCTGCGCACCAAGATCGCTCCCCTGACGCTCGATCCCGCGCGCCTTCGGGACGATGCCTACCTCGCGCAGAAAATCGCCGATTATCGCGCCATGTACGCAGCCTATTACGAGCGCTGCAAGCGTCCCAACTCGCCCGCGATGCGCGATGCCAACCCGGTGGTCGTGCTGGTCCCCGGCGTCGGCCGCATCACGTTCGCCACCGACAAGACCACCGCGCGTCTTGCCGGGGAATTCTACGGCAACGCCATCAATGTGATGCGCGGCGCCGAGGCGATCGGCGACTATATCGCGCTCGACGAGCAGGAAGCGTTCGACATCGAATACTGGCTGCTTGAGGAAGCCAAGCTCCAGCGCATGCCCGCGCCCAAGCCTCTGGTTGGCCGCGTGGCGCTTGTCACCGGCGGTGCAGGCGGCATCGGCGCCGCCACCGCCGCGCGCCTGATGGCGGACGGCGCCTGCGTGCTGCTGGCCGATCGCGATGCGAATGCCGTCGAGGAAGTCCGCGCCGGGTTCGCGAAACAGTTCGGCAAGGACGTGGTCCGCGCCGCCGTTTGCGACGTGACCGACGAGGCGCAAGTCTCCGAAGCCTTTGCCGTCGCGGCGCGGGAATTCGGCGGGCTCGACATCCTTGTCGCCAATGCCGGTATTGCTTCCTCGGCCCCGATCGAGGAAACCACGATCGAACTGTGGAACCGCAATTACGACGTGCTGGCGCAGGGCTACTTCCTCACCAGCCGCGCCGCATGGCCGCTGCTGAAGGGGATGAAGGAGCAGGGCGGCACTTCGGTGGTGTTCATCGGTTCGAAGAACGGCGTGGCGGCGGCCACCAACGCCTCGGCCTATGCTTCCGCCAAGGCGGCGGCGAACCACCTTGCGCGCTGCCTGGCGCTGGAAGGCGCGCCCCACGGCATCCGCGTCAACGTCGTCAATCCCGATGCGGTCATCAAGGGCAGCAAGATCTGGGACGGCGACTGGCGCAAGGAACGCGCGGGCGCCCACGGGATCGATACCGGCAAGGAACTGGAAGAGCACTACCGCAACCGCTCCATGTTGAAGCGCGACGTGCTGCCGTCCGACATTGCCGAGGCCGTGTATTTCCTCGCGGGCGACCAGTCGGCGAAATCCACCGGCAACATGATCAATGTCGATGCGGGTAACGCACAGGCCTTCACGCGCTGA
- a CDS encoding TIM barrel protein, protein MSRLPISEELIAEANARAADALEDEYASLGRKLERSGIAIDAIKDKVAGFSVAVPSWGAGRGGTRFAKFPIAGEPTTIHEKLEDCAVINQLSRLTPRVSPHFPWDKVSDYKALREEAASLGLGFDAVNSNTFQDQKDQAHSYSTGSLSSTIEATRQQAVEHNIECIEIGKQLGSTDLTVWVGDGTNFPGQQDLGRSLDRYLDAAAQVYAELPDDWRMLLEHKMFEPAFYSTVISDWGSSILAAQELGHKAKCLVDLGHHAPNVNIEQIVARLHRFGKLGGFHFNDSKYGDDDLDSGSINPHQLFLVFNELVEAELAPRDGFKPSYMIDQSHNVTDPIESMLSSAEAIGSCYAKALLVDREALHLAQEANDTMMAFQALRRAYNVDVSPILAMARVEAGGAADVLGVYRESRWRDRKAQERKAVGLGAGIV, encoded by the coding sequence ATGAGCAGACTGCCGATTTCCGAAGAGCTGATCGCCGAAGCCAACGCCCGCGCGGCGGATGCGCTGGAGGACGAATATGCCTCGCTCGGCCGCAAGCTGGAGCGTTCGGGCATCGCCATCGATGCGATCAAGGACAAGGTCGCCGGTTTCTCGGTCGCGGTGCCTTCGTGGGGCGCGGGCCGGGGCGGCACCCGTTTCGCCAAGTTCCCGATCGCGGGTGAGCCGACCACCATTCACGAAAAGCTGGAAGACTGCGCCGTCATCAACCAGCTTTCGCGCCTGACCCCGCGCGTCTCGCCGCACTTCCCGTGGGACAAGGTGAGCGACTACAAGGCGCTGCGCGAGGAAGCCGCCAGCCTTGGCCTCGGCTTCGATGCGGTGAATTCCAACACCTTCCAGGACCAGAAGGACCAGGCGCACAGCTATTCCACCGGTTCGCTGTCCTCGACCATCGAAGCCACCCGCCAACAGGCGGTGGAGCACAACATCGAATGCATCGAGATCGGCAAGCAGCTCGGTTCGACCGACCTGACGGTGTGGGTGGGTGACGGCACCAACTTCCCCGGCCAGCAGGACCTTGGCCGCAGCCTCGACCGTTATCTGGATGCCGCCGCGCAAGTCTACGCCGAGCTGCCGGACGACTGGCGGATGCTGCTGGAACACAAGATGTTCGAACCGGCGTTCTACTCCACCGTCATCAGCGACTGGGGTTCCTCGATCCTCGCCGCGCAGGAACTGGGCCACAAGGCCAAGTGCCTGGTCGATCTTGGCCACCATGCGCCGAACGTGAACATCGAGCAGATCGTGGCCCGCCTCCACCGCTTCGGCAAGCTGGGCGGCTTCCACTTCAACGACAGCAAGTACGGCGACGACGACCTCGATTCGGGCTCGATCAACCCGCACCAGCTGTTCCTCGTGTTCAACGAACTGGTCGAGGCGGAACTCGCCCCGCGTGACGGTTTCAAGCCGAGCTACATGATCGACCAGTCGCACAACGTCACCGACCCGATCGAGTCCATGCTCTCCTCCGCCGAGGCCATCGGCTCGTGCTATGCCAAGGCGCTGCTGGTCGACCGCGAGGCGCTGCATCTGGCGCAGGAAGCCAACGACACGATGATGGCCTTTCAGGCGCTGCGCCGCGCCTACAACGTCGATGTCAGCCCGATCCTTGCCATGGCGCGCGTGGAAGCGGGCGGCGCGGCGGACGTGCTGGGCGTCTACCGCGAAAGCCGCTGGCGCGACCGCAAGGCGCAGGAGCGCAAGGCTGTGGGCCTCGGCGCCGGGATCGTCTGA
- a CDS encoding glycosyl hydrolase — MPIHSLRTLLCVATALVAVPAVAQEQAAAPAASDTSAAPLEEQFRDPPNSARPRVWWHWMNGNVSKDGIAKDMAWMKRVGIGGLQNFDANLQTPQVVDHRLVYMTPEWKDAFRFAAHEADRQGLELAIASSPGWSETGGPWVQPQDGLKKLVWSETAVPAGQRFLGKLTAPPVQTGPYQTLAPALSIEEMISGHPAPPGPSYYGEVGVFAFPEAIAPAAALPRAVDGLGNALSAAALFDADLAKGVTLARKEGEAPSLRLDYARPAKVGSATVFVPDVVIPFAGAAFTGALESSADGKAWTRITTLTLGAVPTTVSFPAVTAAHFRLVLEARKPDGGLGSPAPGIAMGGLFDGVGAMLAKKPLIVGTFALGSEAKVDRFETKAGFVMSRDYYALEEPRDGAEGVAPASVVDLTGKLKADGTLDWQAPALPKGQCWRVLRMGYSLLGTTNHPAPPEATGLEVDKFDGDAVRRYLDHYIGMYKDAAGPDMIGKRGVRALLTDSIEVGEANWTPKMLEQFQRLRGYDARPWLPTLTGVLVGTRAQSDKFLYDYRRTLADLLASEHYGTVAKVAHENGLKLYGEALEDKRPMLGDDMTMRSHTDIPMAAMWTFREEGPRQTLIADMKGAASVAHLYGQNLVAAESMTASMSPWAFAPKDLKRFIDMEFVNGVNRPVVHTSVHVPVDDKKPGLSLFIFGQYFNRMESWGEMARPWVDYIARSSLLLQAGRNLADVAYFYGEEAPLTGLYGDKPVADAPVSHAYDFLSYDALTGLLSNDGSEVVAPSGARYRAIYLGGSSQRMTLGALRKLAALVEGGATVIGNAPVSTPSMMGAQDAEWSALVAKLWPGSGDAAVGKGRVVAGKDVESALASIGVAPDFRFTGAQAGAKIPFVHRRDGQGEIYYLSNPQGPQTIAAHFRVTGKVPELWHPETGTSEPVSYRIENGETVVPLSLVADDAVFVVFRKAARSQALTLPAKPVQVLASLDDGWSVRFQANRGAPESVQMAKLAPLNESGDAGVKYFSGEATYARSFTLPRGARAGQPLWLDLGQVGDLAEVRVNGQLVGAVWHAPYRLDIGKAVKKGANTIEVKVADLWVNRLVGDAQPGAKPITWTAMPTYRADAPLRPAGLIGPVVLEGGK, encoded by the coding sequence ATGCCGATCCATTCGCTGCGCACGTTGCTTTGCGTCGCCACCGCACTCGTTGCCGTTCCCGCCGTCGCGCAGGAGCAGGCGGCCGCTCCCGCTGCCTCGGACACGTCTGCCGCCCCGCTGGAAGAGCAGTTCCGCGATCCGCCCAATTCCGCCCGTCCGCGCGTCTGGTGGCACTGGATGAACGGCAACGTGTCCAAGGACGGCATCGCCAAGGACATGGCGTGGATGAAGCGCGTCGGCATCGGCGGCCTCCAGAACTTCGACGCCAATCTCCAGACCCCGCAAGTGGTCGATCACCGCCTCGTCTACATGACGCCCGAGTGGAAGGACGCCTTCCGCTTTGCCGCGCATGAGGCGGACCGGCAGGGGCTGGAACTCGCCATCGCCTCCTCGCCCGGCTGGTCGGAAACCGGCGGTCCCTGGGTGCAGCCGCAGGACGGCCTCAAGAAGCTGGTCTGGTCCGAGACCGCGGTGCCTGCCGGGCAGCGCTTCTTGGGCAAGCTGACCGCGCCGCCGGTGCAGACCGGGCCGTACCAGACCCTCGCGCCCGCGCTCTCTATCGAGGAGATGATCTCCGGCCACCCCGCGCCTCCCGGCCCTTCGTATTATGGCGAGGTCGGCGTGTTCGCGTTCCCCGAGGCGATCGCGCCCGCCGCCGCCCTGCCGCGCGCGGTGGACGGTCTTGGCAATGCGCTTTCGGCAGCGGCGCTGTTCGACGCGGATCTGGCCAAGGGCGTCACGCTGGCCCGCAAGGAGGGCGAGGCACCCAGCCTGCGGCTCGACTATGCAAGGCCCGCCAAGGTCGGCTCCGCCACCGTCTTTGTTCCCGACGTGGTGATCCCCTTCGCCGGAGCCGCTTTCACCGGCGCGCTGGAATCGAGCGCGGACGGCAAGGCATGGACGCGGATCACCACGCTCACGCTGGGCGCGGTGCCGACTACCGTCAGCTTCCCCGCCGTCACCGCCGCGCATTTTCGGCTGGTGCTGGAGGCCCGCAAGCCCGACGGCGGCCTCGGCTCGCCCGCGCCGGGCATTGCCATGGGCGGGCTGTTCGACGGCGTCGGCGCGATGCTGGCGAAGAAGCCGCTGATCGTCGGCACGTTCGCGCTGGGTAGCGAGGCAAAAGTCGACCGTTTCGAGACCAAGGCCGGCTTCGTGATGAGCCGCGACTACTACGCGCTGGAAGAACCCAGGGACGGCGCCGAGGGTGTTGCGCCTGCCAGCGTCGTCGATCTCACCGGCAAGCTGAAGGCGGACGGCACGCTCGACTGGCAGGCCCCGGCGCTGCCCAAGGGCCAGTGCTGGCGGGTGCTGCGCATGGGCTATTCGCTGCTCGGCACCACCAACCACCCGGCGCCGCCCGAGGCGACCGGGCTTGAGGTGGACAAGTTCGACGGCGACGCCGTGCGCCGCTATCTCGATCACTATATCGGCATGTACAAGGACGCCGCCGGGCCGGACATGATCGGCAAGCGCGGCGTGCGCGCGCTGCTGACCGACTCGATCGAGGTGGGCGAGGCGAACTGGACGCCGAAGATGCTGGAGCAGTTCCAGCGCCTGCGCGGCTATGACGCGCGGCCGTGGTTGCCGACGCTGACCGGCGTGCTGGTCGGCACCCGTGCGCAATCGGACAAGTTCCTCTACGACTACCGCCGCACGCTGGCCGACCTGCTGGCGAGCGAGCACTATGGCACCGTCGCCAAGGTCGCGCACGAAAACGGGCTGAAGCTTTACGGCGAGGCGCTGGAAGACAAGCGGCCGATGCTGGGCGACGACATGACCATGCGCAGCCATACGGACATTCCGATGGCCGCCATGTGGACCTTCCGCGAGGAAGGCCCGCGCCAGACCCTGATCGCCGACATGAAGGGCGCGGCCTCGGTGGCGCACCTCTACGGCCAGAACCTCGTCGCGGCGGAATCGATGACCGCCTCGATGTCGCCCTGGGCCTTCGCGCCCAAGGACCTCAAGCGCTTCATCGACATGGAGTTCGTCAACGGCGTCAACCGCCCGGTGGTCCACACCTCGGTCCATGTGCCGGTGGACGACAAGAAGCCGGGCCTCTCGCTGTTCATCTTCGGCCAGTATTTCAACCGGATGGAAAGCTGGGGCGAGATGGCCAGGCCCTGGGTGGACTATATTGCGCGCTCCTCGCTGCTGCTGCAGGCGGGGCGGAACCTGGCCGATGTGGCCTATTTCTACGGCGAGGAAGCGCCGCTGACCGGGCTCTACGGGGACAAGCCGGTGGCCGATGCGCCGGTGTCGCACGCCTATGATTTCCTGAGCTACGACGCGCTGACCGGCTTGCTGTCGAACGACGGCAGCGAAGTCGTGGCGCCGAGCGGCGCGCGTTACCGGGCGATCTACTTAGGCGGTTCCTCGCAGCGCATGACGCTGGGGGCGCTCAGGAAGCTGGCGGCGCTGGTCGAAGGCGGCGCGACGGTGATCGGTAATGCGCCGGTTTCCACACCCAGCATGATGGGCGCGCAGGACGCCGAGTGGTCGGCGCTGGTGGCCAAGCTCTGGCCGGGCAGTGGGGACGCCGCTGTCGGCAAGGGCCGGGTGGTCGCGGGCAAGGACGTCGAAAGCGCGCTGGCGAGCATCGGCGTCGCCCCGGACTTCCGTTTCACGGGCGCGCAGGCGGGGGCGAAGATCCCCTTCGTCCACCGCCGCGACGGGCAGGGCGAGATCTACTATCTCTCCAACCCGCAAGGCCCGCAGACCATCGCGGCGCACTTCCGCGTGACCGGCAAGGTGCCCGAACTCTGGCACCCGGAAACCGGAACCAGCGAGCCGGTCAGCTACCGCATCGAGAACGGCGAGACGGTGGTGCCGCTCTCGCTGGTGGCGGACGATGCCGTCTTTGTGGTGTTCCGCAAGGCCGCCAGGTCGCAGGCCCTGACGCTGCCCGCAAAGCCGGTGCAGGTGCTCGCCTCGCTCGACGACGGCTGGTCGGTACGCTTCCAGGCGAATCGCGGCGCGCCGGAATCGGTGCAGATGGCGAAGCTGGCGCCGCTGAACGAAAGCGGCGATGCGGGCGTGAAGTATTTCTCCGGCGAGGCGACCTATGCGCGCAGCTTCACGCTGCCCAGGGGCGCCAGGGCGGGGCAGCCGCTGTGGCTCGATCTCGGGCAGGTGGGTGATCTCGCCGAAGTGCGGGTGAACGGCCAGCTGGTCGGCGCGGTCTGGCATGCGCCCTACCGCCTCGATATCGGCAAGGCGGTGAAGAAGGGGGCCAACACCATCGAGGTGAAGGTGGCGGATCTCTGGGTGAACCGCCTCGTCGGTGACGCCCAGCCGGGCGCCAAGCCGATCACCTGGACCGCGATGCCGACCTACCGCGCCGACGCGCCGCTAAGGCCCGCCGGGCTGATCGGGCCGGTGGTGCTGGAAGGCGGGAAGTAG
- a CDS encoding SulP family inorganic anion transporter, producing MSKPVWRDGPRDGLTGLAMAGLILPESVAYAEIAGLAPGRALAAAIAGGLAYGLVGRSRFAVVSPTSSAAAILAATLASLSATGPAREGLATVLVGMTGLIFLLLSLLRLGSLASFVSRPVLRGFAFGLAITIIVRQLPAVAGISVPSGTIFTVLAGLAERVMQWHLPSCLLGLTTLAVLLALRRMPQIPGALIVLAVAVALGAAVDLPAHGIAIAGPVDLGWPDSAWPFSTTRLSRLAQLAAPIALILFAESWGTMRTLALRHGDTLSANRELAAIGTANLASALVQGMPVGAGFSAGSANEAAGASSRWAATTASLALLAMALFASGWIARIPQPMLAAIVIAALTHALSPGPLLHLVRIRRDHGIALAAVLGVLTLGVLNGMLLAVALSVLHMLYELANPSISELGQLGDGHEFVDLKRHPQAHRLPGVAIFRPNGQLVFANAETALGAIARRARASDARVVVLSLEESNDLDSTAIEVVAEFTQGLEKAGKQVILARAHDRVRDVLAAAGCTVLAEGSTFSVAQAAQRAAQVSG from the coding sequence ATGAGCAAACCCGTCTGGCGCGATGGCCCGCGCGATGGGCTGACCGGGCTGGCCATGGCCGGGCTGATCCTGCCGGAAAGCGTCGCCTATGCCGAGATCGCGGGCCTTGCCCCCGGCCGCGCGCTGGCGGCGGCGATTGCCGGGGGGCTGGCTTATGGGCTGGTGGGGCGCAGCCGCTTCGCGGTGGTCTCGCCCACCTCGTCCGCCGCTGCCATCCTGGCCGCGACGCTCGCCAGCCTGTCCGCCACCGGCCCCGCGCGCGAGGGGCTGGCGACGGTGCTGGTGGGGATGACCGGGCTGATCTTCCTGCTACTGTCGCTGCTGCGGCTGGGCAGCCTCGCCAGCTTTGTCTCGCGCCCGGTGCTGCGCGGGTTCGCGTTTGGTCTGGCGATCACCATTATCGTGCGGCAATTGCCCGCCGTGGCGGGGATTTCGGTGCCCTCGGGCACGATCTTCACGGTTCTCGCGGGGCTCGCCGAGCGGGTCATGCAGTGGCACCTGCCCAGTTGCCTGCTCGGCCTCACGACCCTGGCGGTGCTGCTGGCGCTGCGCCGGATGCCGCAGATTCCCGGCGCGCTGATCGTGCTCGCAGTTGCCGTGGCACTGGGGGCGGCGGTGGACCTGCCCGCGCATGGCATCGCCATTGCAGGGCCGGTCGATCTCGGCTGGCCGGACAGCGCCTGGCCGTTCTCGACCACGCGGCTCTCGCGCCTTGCCCAACTGGCGGCGCCGATCGCGTTGATCCTGTTTGCCGAAAGCTGGGGCACCATGCGCACGCTCGCCCTGCGCCACGGCGACACGCTATCGGCCAACCGCGAACTCGCCGCCATCGGCACCGCCAACCTCGCCTCCGCGCTGGTGCAGGGCATGCCGGTGGGGGCGGGTTTCTCGGCCGGCTCCGCCAACGAGGCGGCGGGCGCATCGAGCCGCTGGGCGGCGACGACGGCCAGCCTTGCGCTGCTGGCGATGGCCCTGTTCGCTTCCGGCTGGATCGCGCGCATTCCCCAGCCGATGCTGGCGGCCATCGTCATCGCCGCACTGACCCACGCACTGTCGCCGGGGCCGCTGCTGCATCTCGTTCGCATCCGCCGCGATCACGGGATCGCGCTGGCGGCTGTCCTCGGCGTGCTGACCCTGGGCGTGCTCAACGGCATGTTGCTGGCGGTGGCGCTGTCGGTGCTGCACATGCTCTACGAACTGGCGAACCCGTCGATCAGCGAACTGGGGCAACTGGGGGACGGGCATGAATTCGTCGACCTGAAACGCCATCCGCAGGCGCACCGGCTGCCGGGCGTCGCGATTTTCCGCCCCAACGGCCAGCTGGTCTTCGCCAATGCCGAGACGGCGCTGGGCGCGATCGCCCGCCGCGCGCGGGCCAGCGATGCGCGGGTGGTTGTGCTCAGCCTCGAGGAGAGCAACGACCTCGACAGCACCGCCATCGAGGTCGTCGCCGAGTTCACCCAAGGGCTGGAGAAGGCGGGCAAACAGGTGATCCTCGCCCGCGCGCATGACCGGGTGCGCGATGTGCTGGCGGCGGCGGGATGTACCGTGCTGGCGGAGGGCTCCACCTTCAGCGTGGCGCAGGCGGCGCAGCGCGCGGCGCAGGTTTCGGGTTGA
- a CDS encoding helix-turn-helix domain-containing protein: MPPSRPIPSYVLYGEDMPENLAELGHIETIAARSSLHDWEIAPHRHVRGVQVMLVSKGQVTLTIDDRTETLEAPCHIVVPAGSIHGFRFRPETVGYVLMLSSGFAERRSDAGDPLLHAATHGRFAATPVEILARVEFLCAEMLAMAQDWRRPNALFLSMAEALMRSLLPEEEAADNASGDQRISHLRHLVELHFRDQLPLGWYAERLGMTTRTLTRLTRARLDCTPQDMLHARLALEAQRLLCFANASVVQVSNELGFSDPSYFSRFYLRMTGHRPHLDKSTHGHTAEA, translated from the coding sequence ATGCCCCCGTCCCGCCCGATTCCCAGCTACGTCCTCTACGGCGAGGACATGCCCGAAAACCTCGCGGAACTGGGGCATATCGAGACGATTGCGGCGCGAAGTTCCTTGCATGACTGGGAAATCGCCCCGCACCGCCATGTCCGCGGGGTTCAGGTCATGCTGGTATCGAAGGGACAGGTCACGCTCACCATCGACGACAGGACCGAGACGCTGGAGGCGCCCTGCCACATCGTCGTGCCCGCGGGCAGCATCCACGGCTTCCGCTTCCGCCCGGAAACCGTGGGTTACGTGCTGATGCTCAGCAGCGGTTTTGCGGAGCGGCGCAGCGATGCGGGCGATCCCTTGCTCCACGCCGCAACCCATGGCCGCTTCGCCGCCACGCCGGTGGAAATCCTCGCACGGGTCGAATTCCTCTGCGCCGAAATGCTGGCCATGGCGCAGGACTGGCGGCGGCCCAATGCCCTGTTCCTGTCGATGGCGGAAGCGCTGATGCGCTCGCTGCTGCCCGAGGAAGAAGCAGCCGACAATGCCAGCGGCGACCAGCGCATCTCGCACTTGCGCCATCTGGTCGAACTGCACTTTCGCGACCAGTTGCCGCTGGGCTGGTATGCCGAGCGGCTGGGCATGACCACGCGTACCCTCACCCGCCTCACCCGCGCGCGGCTGGACTGCACGCCGCAGGACATGCTCCACGCCCGGCTGGCGCTGGAGGCGCAGCGGCTGCTGTGCTTTGCCAATGCCAGCGTCGTGCAGGTGTCCAACGAACTGGGTTTCTCGGACCCCTCGTACTTCTCCCGCTTCTACCTCCGGATGACCGGGCACCGCCCGCATCTGGACAAATCCACCCACGGCCATACGGCAGAGGCATGA